A window of the Falco rusticolus isolate bFalRus1 chromosome 1, bFalRus1.pri, whole genome shotgun sequence genome harbors these coding sequences:
- the SLC7A4 gene encoding cationic amino acid transporter 4 has protein sequence MARWLPRSTDLTRFCQKLNRVKTLEDDMMETSFNRCLSTIDLTLLGIGGMVGSGLYVLTGTVAKEIAGPAVIISFIIAGFASLLAALCYAEFGARVPKTGSAYMFTYVSVGEIWAFLIGWNVLLEYMIGGAAVARAWSGYLDSIFNHKIKNFTETHVGTWQVPFLAHYPDFLAAAILLVATAFISFGAKVSSWLNHVFSAISMGVILFILIMGFVLAQPKNWSAQEGGFAPYGLSGIMAGTATCFYAFVGFDVIAASSEEARNPQKAVPRAIAFSLGLATGAYILVSVVLTLMVPWHTLDPDSALADAFYRRGYAWAGFLVAAGSICAMNTVLLSNLFSLPRIVYAMAEDGLFFRVFSRVHPRTQVPVIGIVVFGLLMALLALIFDLEALVQFLSIGTLLAYTFVAASIIVLRFQQQKVDVPAPAAGDRPTPEPHEGPSTGELKEYESFSDKLQLVDRDKSKEHREPGQLKAAFEPYLEFLSDFYPGEVVTVAVVTLMVSAICLCSVLVFGNTHLHLPTWSYSLLLVLFSLGFLLSLLLIWAHEQQRSTQTFQIPLVPLSPALSIVLNIYLMLKLSYMTWLRFAIWLLLGLLVYFGYGIWHSKENLREPRPQRVSARYVVFPSGSLEERVQAVQPSSQPTAGLPDTDDCKR, from the exons ATGGCCAGATGGCTGCCTCGCTCCACCGACCTGACTCGCTTCTGCCAGAAACTCAACCGAGTGAAGACCTTGGAGGACGACATGATGGAGACGTCCTTCAACAGATGCCTTTCCACCATTGACTTGACGCTGCTGGGCATTGGGGGCATGGTGGGCTCCGGGCTGTATGTCCTCACAGGTACTGTGGCCAAGGAGATCGCTGGCCCCGCCGTCATCATCTCCTTCATCATTGCTGGCTTTGCCTCGctcctggctgctctctgctATGCTGAGTTTGGAGCCCGGGTACCCAAGACAGGCTCTGCCTACATGTTCACCTACGTGTCTGTGGGTGAGATCTGGGCCTTCCTCATCGGCTGGAACGTGCTGCTGGAGTACATGATTGGGGGAGCCGCAGTGGCCAGGGCCTGGAGCGGTTACCTGGACTCCATCTTCAACCACAAGATCAAGAACTTCACGGAGACCCACGTGGGCACCTGGCAGGTGCCATTCCTGGCCCACTACCCTGACTTTCTGGCGGCTGCCATCTTGCTGGTAGCCACCGCTTTCATCTCCTTTGGGGCCAAAGTGTCCTCCTGGCTCAACCATGTCTTCTCAGCCATCAGTATGGGTGTCATCCTCTTTATTCTCATCATGGGCTTCGTCCTGGCCCAGCCCAAGAACTGGAGTGCCCAGGAGGGTGGTTTTGCCCCATACGGGCTGTCGGGCATCATGGCTGGCACAGCCACCTGCTTCTACGCATTCGTGGGCTTTGACGTCATCGCGGCCTCCAGCGAAGAGGCCAGGAACCCGCAGAAGGCTGTCCCCAGGGCCATTGCTTTCTCCTTGGGGCTGGCCACCGGGGCCTACATCCTGGTGTCGGTGGTGCTGACGCTGATGGTGCCCTGGCACACGCTGGACCCCGACTCTGCCCTGGCAGATGCATTTTACAGGAGGGGCTACGCCTGGGCAGGGTTCCTGGTGGCCGCTGGCTCCATCTGTG CAATGAACACGGTCCTGTTGAGCAACCTCTTCTCCCTGCCACGCATTGTCTACGCCATGGCTGAGGATGGGCTCTTCTTTCGGGTCTTCTCCCGTGTGCATCCCCGCACACAGGTGCCCGTCATCGGCATTGTGGTCTTCGGGCTGCTCATGGCCCTGCTGGCCCTCATCTTTGACTTGGAAGCCCTGGTGCAGTTCCTGTCCATTGGCACGCTGCTGGCGTACACCTTTGTGGCTGCTAGCATCATCGTCTTGCgcttccagcagcagaaggtggatgtccctgcaccagcagctggtgACCGGCCCACCCCTGAGCCCCATGAGGGTCCATCCACCGGCGAGCTGAAGGAGTATGAGTCCTTCTCCGACAAGCTCCAGCTGGTGGACAGGGACAAGAGCAAAGAGCACCgggagccaggacagctgaaggCAGCTTTCGAGCCCTACCTGGAGTTCCTCAGCGACTTCTACCCAGGCGAGGTGGTCACGGTGGCCGTGGTGACCCTGATGGTGTCTGCCATCTGCCTTTGCTCCGTCTTGGTGTTCGGCAACACCCACCTCCACCTGCCCACCTGGAGCTACTCCCTGCTGCTGGTCCTCTTCAGCCTGGGCTTCctgctcagcctcctcctcaTCTGGGCGCATGAACAACAGCGCAGCACGCAGACCTTCCAG ATCCCCCTGGTACCCCTCTCCCCGGCGCTGAGCATCGTCCTCAATATCTATCTGATGCTGAAGCTCAGCTACATGACGTGGCTCCGCTTTGCCATCTGGCTGCTCTTAG GCCTGCTGGTGTACTTCGGTTACGGCATCTGGCACAGCAAGGAGAACCTGCGGGAGCCCAGGCCACAGCGTGTCAGCGCCCGTTATGTGGTGTTCCCCAGCggcagcctggaggagagggTGCAGGCagtccagcccagctcccagcccactGCCGGGCTGCCGGACACCGACGACTGTAAGAGATGA